From a single Nakaseomyces glabratus chromosome F, complete sequence genomic region:
- the BUB2 gene encoding Bub2p (CAGL0F06391g~Ortholog(s) have GTPase activator activity) — MEKFISHPPLLVHTSLSQLRYLILSEGIPVAGNDKRKRSKRGNLSGGDEVDSGGSEADTHSQQSIKRLRCYVWSILSRTSMERCSQKYLALLQLGPPETHILQKIKNDTSRTLQTDPKFRAQVSEDALLRCLSCFAWEIERKKRQAGEGDTVDVSAYVQGMNVLLAPLLYSCPSEAMAYQLFSTMCKRIIPAYLTRSLAGAQNGARLLDACLRIVDPKLSKYLGDNLLPAEIYGMPSILTLSSCNKPLDQVCRLWDFMFAYGFHMNVLFVVAQLVSIRSKIFESESPMNMLRQLPEFDADEIIRLGVGFVAKIPPDLYDLLIRHLTDPDIVIAE; from the coding sequence atggaGAAGTTCATATCGCATCCACCGTTGTTGGTACACACATCTCTGTCTCAGCTGCGGTACTTGATACTGAGTGAAGGTATACCTGTGGCAGGGAACGATAAGCGTAAGCGGAGCAAGCGAGGGAACTTATCGGGTGGCGATGAAGTAGATTCTGGAGGTAGCGAGGCGGACACTCACTCCCAGCAGTCGATAAAGCGGTTGAGATGCTACGTGTGGTCTATCCTGTCTCGTACGTCAATGGAACGGTGTTCGCAGAAGTATCTGGCATTGCTGCAGTTGGGCCCGCCTGAAACTCATATACTACAGAAGATCAAGAACGATACCTCAAGAACATTACAGACAGACCCCAAATTTAGGGCACAGGTGTCTGAAGATGCACTACTGCGATGTCTAAGTTGCTTTGCATGGGAAATAGAACGCAAGAAAAGACAAGCCGGCGAAGGAGACACTGTGGATGTTAGTGCCTATGTGCAAGGTATGAACGTGCTTCTCGCGCCATTGTTGTACTCTTGTCCAAGTGAAGCCATGGCTTACCAGTTGTTCTCTACGATGTGTAAGAGGATCATCCCGGCCTACTTGACCAGAAGTCTCGCAGGCGCACAGAACGGTGCTAGATTATTGGATGCCTGTCTTCGGATCGTCGACCCAAAGCTAAGTAAGTACCTGGGTGACAACCTTCTGCCGGCAGAAATCTACGGTATGCCCTCGATCCTTACGCTCTCAAGTTGTAACAAGCCCCTCGACCAGGTGTGTCGTCTGTGGGATTTTATGTTTGCATACGGTTTCCACATGAATGTTTTATTCGTGGTCGCTCAATTGGTGTCCATCCGTAGCAAAATATTCGAGTCAGAATCACCAATGAATATGCTACGACAACTACCTGAATTTGACGCGGATGAGATCATTAGGCTGGGTGTTGGATTTGTTGCCAAGATACCTCCAGATCTATACGATCTCCTGATAAGACATCTGACAGATCCTGATATCGTGATAGCAGAGTGA